The Desulfotignum phosphitoxidans DSM 13687 DNA segment CGGGAACGAATCGAATTTCTTTTTTCAAATGCCTGAGAATGGGCATCGATTTTTTTCTTGAAATTTTTTGGTGTCACGATTGTTTTTTCAACATCCGGATCAAGGGCAGGCACAGGAAGGTGACCCCGCCAAGAACGGCAAATCCGATGTTGAACCGCCCGGTTTCCGCCAGGATGCCGATGCCGAACGGCACCAGCCCGGATCCCAGGAAATGCGCCAGGGGCACTACCACAGAAACCGCCACCGGGCGGATTTGAGGCGTGGTGACCATGGCCATGATGGCAAAACACAAAGGAAACACACACACCCCGGCCCCTGCCTGAAGGATCAGGGCCAGCCAGACCCATGTCCCGGGCAGCCACCCCATAAAAAACGTTCCCAAAGCACTTAAAAACAACGCAGACAAAATGATTGGCCGGGGGCCGAACCGGTCGGCCAGCCATCCCCCGGCCAGGGGCATGCCAAATGCCACAACCCTGGAGACCGCCAGCATGATATTGGTGGTTTCCGGATCGATTCCCCGCTCAAACACCAGATAAAGGGGCAAAATGACAAACACCCCTTGATTCAATCCCATTCCCAGGATGAAAAGCACGGCAATGATCGGGATTGCCGGGGTATGGAGCAGGGTGGCGAATATTTTGAGCCCGGGCGGGTCTGTCCGGTCCGTGATCCCTTTTCCCCGGGCCGCATAGGTGATCGCCAGAATCAGGGAAGCGGTGCCGTAAACCACCAGCACCATGCGCCAGGAATGGTGCCATGCCGCAAACAAAGACACAGCCAAAGGAGCGATGATATACGCCAGGTTCGGCGCCAGCTGGTGCACGCCCAGCACTTTGCCCCAATGGTGCCGGGAAACCAGTCCCGTCAGGCTGGCCACACCCGAAGGCAGGTAAAAGCCGCCGGCCAGGCCTAAGCAGACCATGCCCGCCTGGAGCATCACCACTCCCTGGCTGGCTGCGGCCGCCAGCAGGCTGATTCCCACGGCAAGGCCGGAAGCGATAATCAGATGCCGGTGGGAGAACCGGGGCGTTAAAAATATGGAACCAAAAAGACTGATGCAATATCCGGATGAAATCAGAAAAAATAAGCCGCCTGCCTGGCTGTGGCTTAACGCCAGATCTATTTTGATATCCGGCAGTAACGGGGCCATTCCCAGCCGGGAAAGCATGTTGAAAAAGAAAATACCCGTTAAAAAAACAATGGGATTGAGCTGTTCCCGGGACAATGTGTCCGGTTCCGGTTTTTTCATCAATTTTTGTTCAGTCTGACTGGGCATGGTTCAAATGCTTTTGTTTCAGGTTGTGTCTGGGACATAGTATTCCAAATTGGTGGAATGTAAACAGCCAAAAACAAAAATCTGGAGATGGAAGTGATAAATAGGTTGACAATAAAAACCGGATTTTTCAAAATAATAAGTCTTTCAATCCAACACAAATTTTCCAGAGCGGAGAAAAAAATATGAGAGTCATTGTTATCGGTGGCGGCTGGGCCGGATGTGCTGCAGCCGTCAGCGCGAAAAAACAGGGAGCGGACGTGGTCCTGGTGGAAAGAACGGATATGCTTTTAGGCACAGGCCTTGTGGGCGGCATCATGCGGAACAACGGCCGGCTCACTGCCACGGAAGAACTCAAAGCCTTGGGGGGCGGTGATCTGTTTACAGTCATTGAATCCAATTTTATCCACAAAGACATCAGTTTTCCGGGACATCTGCATGCCTCATTATACGATGTTTCCACCATGGAACCCAAGATCCGGCGGTTCCTGGAAGCATCCGGCATCTGCATTGAAACCGGGTGCCGGATCACGGATGTGGAAATGGATAAAAACTGGATCACCACGGTGTTAGGAAAACAGGCCGGCAAAACCGTCCGGTTCCAGGGAGACGGGTTTATAGAAACCACGGGCACGGCCGGGCCCCCTGCCAACTGTGCCAAACACGGCAATGGGTGTGCCATGTGCATTCTCCGGTGCCATTCATTCGGGGGCCGGGTCAGCATTGCCGCCAAAGCCGGCGTTGCAGAGGTCAACGGGAAAAAAGGGGATCAGACCGGGGCCGTGAGCGGGTCCTGCAAGCTTCACAAAGAATCGTTGTCTCCGGACCTGCTCAAACAGCTCAATGATACGGGGGTGGCGGTGATCCCTTTGGATGAAAATCTTCGCATGACCGGGAAGCTGTCCTTGAAAGCCTGCCAGCAGTATGCCATTGCTGATTTTGAGCAAAACGTGATTCTGCTGGACACGGGCCATGCCAAGCTCATGACCCCGTTTTTCCCGCTGGATGGGCTCAGAAAAATCCCCGGGCTGGAAAACGCCCGGTTCGAGGACCCTTATGCCGGCGGCATGGGCAATTCCGTGCGGTATATGGGCATGTCACCCAGGGATGATGCGCTGAAAGTGGACGGGGTGGACAATCTGTTTTGTGCCGGCGAAAAAGCCGGGCTCATGGTGGGCCATACCGAAGCCATCTGCACGGGGACTCTGGCCGGGGTGAATGCCGTGCGCCATGTGCAGGGAAAAACAGCACGGGTGCTCCCGGAAGCGTCCGTGATCGGGGATGCCGTTACGTTTGTGCGGGAGCAGATGCAGACCCCGGAAGGCCTGGGACTCAAATTTACCTTTTCCGGTTCAGTGCTGTTTGATCGAATGAAACAAAAAGGACGGTACCACACGGACCCGGCGGTAATTGACAGGCAAATGGAAAAAGCCGGGTTGAAAAATATTCTGGCATCTGTTCAGGACCGGTAGATTTTTGTGACACGCCGGTTCCAGAGGATGAAAAAAATAACAAAATTAATGATGTCTGACATTGAGGAGGGGCCATGAAAAAAAGGGGATGTTTATTTCTGGCAGCAGTCTGGATGGGTATTTTTTTAACAGGTCCAGGATGGGCACAGACACGGCAAATAACCATTGCACTGGGTTCCGAGCCCACCACCCTGGATCCCCAGATCCGGGAGGACGGAGGAGAACGGGCCGTGAACGACAATATTTATGACACCGTGCTGACCCGGACCCCGGAAGGGGATTTGATCCCGTCTCTGGCAGCCCAGATGCCCGAACTGGTGGCGCCTGACACCTGGGAGGTCACATTGCGGCCCGGTATCACGTTTCACAACGGGGAACCGATGACTGCAGATGCCGTGGTCTACAGTATCCAGCGGGTGATCGATCCGGATTTTAATTCCGAGCAGATTTCATTTTTTTCCACCATCAAGGCGGCCCGGGCCACGGGTGATCTGACCCTGCATGTGATCACAGACGGACCCGATCCCATTTTGCCCTCCCGGCTGTACTGGCTCAAGGTGGTGCCGCCCGTGCATTCCAAAGATCCCGGATTCGCCGAGAATCCTGTGGGAACCGGCCCATACCGGTTTGTGACCTGGCAGCGGGGCCAGCATATCGACCTGGTCCGCAATGACGATTACTGGGGGGATGCCCCCCAGATCATGGCCGTCAGATACCGGTTCATTGAAGAACCCGGCACCCGGCTGGCCGGTCTCATGGCAGGGGAGTTCGATCTGATCACCAATCTGCTGCCCGAGTTCACCAGCCATGTGCCCAAATCAGTGAATGTGCTGGGGCTGGAACATCCCATTGTCATTCTTAACGCGGACAGCGGCATCACAAAAGATCCGCAAGTCAGACAGGCCTTGAATCTGGCAGTGAACAAAATGGCTCTGGCCAACGGTCTGTTCGAGGGATATGCCCAGGTGGCCCAGGGCCAGCTGTTAAGCCCTTCGTTTTTTGGTTACAATGACCAGGTCACCGCGTATCCTTATGACCCGGACCGGGCCAAAAAGCTGATCGAGGCGGCCGGGGTCAAGGGACAGACCATTGAATTGATCGGTACCAGCGGCCGGTGGCTCAAGGACCGGGATCTTGTGGAAGCCGTGGCCGGGTACTGGGAGCAGGCCGGTTTAAAAGTCAATGTGCGGATTTTTGAATTCAATGAATACCTCAACCGGTTGTTTGACCGCAAGACAAGGGCGGATGCCATTTTTGTGGTTTCCTCCAATGAACTTTTGGATGCGGACAAAAGCTTTTCCGCGTATTACAAATCCGGCGGCGTGGGCGCTTCCAACACGGATGCAACCCTGGCATCGCTCATTGATGCGGCCCGGTCTGAAACGGATGAGCAAAAAAGGGAAAATTTGTATCATCAGGCTGTCAAACGGGCCTATGACCAGGCTTATTTTGTGTGGCTGTTGAATATCGAGGACATTTACGGCCTGAGCCAGCGCCTGGATTGGCCCGGGCGGGTGGACGCACGGCTGCTGGTTCAGGAAATGACATGTCAATGATCCGTATCATCCGTTTCTTTCCAGGGGTGCGGCAACAGGCCGGGGGTCCGGAAAACAAAGGCCGGACCGCATAATGGGCCGGTTTATTTACAGGCGCCTGATTCACGGACTGATTGTGATTTTAGGGGTGACGGTCATCGTGTTTGTGGTGACCCGCATGGTGGGAGACCCGGTTCAGGTGATGCTGCCCCTGGAGTCCACCCCGGAACAGCGGGCCGCGTTTGAAAAAAAACTGGGACTGGATCGCCCCATTCCCATCCAGTTTGTGGAATTTATGGGCAACATGGCCCGGCTGGATTTCGGTGATTCTTTGTGGCAGAAACGGCCGGCCATGGAGATCGTGTTTGAAAAACTGCCCATGACCATCCTGCTGACCGCTGTGGGCATCGGGTTTGCCTGTGTTCTGGCGATTCCTTTGGGGATCATTGCGGCGTTGCGGCCCGGCGGGGTGGTGGACCGGGTCACGGTGTTCGGCAGTCTTTTGGGATTGTCCGTGCCCCAGTTCTGGCTGGGGCTTTTGTTCATCGTGGTGTTTGCCGTGCAGTTCAAGATCCTGCCCACCTCCGGGGCCGGTACCCCGTCCCATATTCTGCTGCCGGCCCTGACCATGGGGCTGCCCACCCTGGCCCGGCTGGTGATGCTGGTGAGATCCTCCATGATCGACGAACTCAATCGCCAGTATGTCAAGACCAGTTTTGCCAAAGGGTTGCCGTTTGTCCGGGTGGTGGGACTCCATGCGCTTCGCAATGCCGGTCTGCCCATCATGACCCTGGTGGGGTGGGAAGTGATCCGGTCTCTGGCCGGGTATTCCGTGGTGGTGGAAACCGTGTTTGCCTGGCCGGGCATCGGGTTGACCGCGATTCAGGCCATTGAAAGAGAAGACCTGATCCTGATCCAAGCCATTGTGTTCACAGCGGCCGTGTGTGTGGTGGTCATCAACATTGCCATGGATTTTATCTATAAACTCATTGATCCGAGACTGAAACTGACATGACACCGCCCCGGACCGATACCCTGGAACAGGCCCTGGCTGAGAATCGTTTTGAATGGTGGGACAGCATATGTGAGCTGGGCCGGGAACTCAAACGCGACAAACCCGGATTGATCGGTGTGATCCTGATCACCTCCCTGGTGCTCATGGCCGTGTTTGCCCCTTACATCGCCCCCCATGATCCCGCGGCCCAGGACCTGACGGCCCGGCTGGCCCCGCCCGTGTGGTATGACAAAGGCACCTGGCACCATATGCTGGGCACGGATCATCTGGGCAGAGACGTGCTGTCCCGGGCCATTCACGGGGCCCGGGTGTCCTTGTGGGTGGGGGCGGCCGTGGTGCTGTGCGCCGGCGGTTTCGGTGTGGTCATGGGATTGATGGCCGGATACCTGGGCGGCCGGACGGATGCGTTTATCATGCGGTGGATCGATACCCAGGTGGCGTTTCCCGGACTCCTGCTGGCCCTGATTATTTTAGCGGTGATCGGCCCCAGTCTGACCACGGTGGTGGTGGTCCTGGCATTGAACGGGTGGATGGTGTACGGCCGGATGACCCGCAGTGCCGTGCTGTCCATCCGGCAGTCGCCTTATGTGGAAGCCGCAGAAGTGGTGGGATGCCGGTGGCCCAGAATCCTGTTCCGGCATATCCTGCCGAATTTGACCTCTCCGCTGCTGACCCTGGGCATCCTGGAATTTGCCAGAATCGTTCTGGCGGAAGCGGCGTTGTCGTTTCTGGGACTGGGGATTCAGCCGCCGGCCACGTCCTGGGGTCTGGATGTGGCCATGGGAAAAAATTACATGTTCATGGCCTGGTGGCTGGTGACCATTCCCGGGTGTGCCATTGCCGTCACCGTGCTGGCCATCAACCTGGTGGCTTCCTGGCTGCG contains these protein-coding regions:
- a CDS encoding MFS transporter codes for the protein MKKPEPDTLSREQLNPIVFLTGIFFFNMLSRLGMAPLLPDIKIDLALSHSQAGGLFFLISSGYCISLFGSIFLTPRFSHRHLIIASGLAVGISLLAAAASQGVVMLQAGMVCLGLAGGFYLPSGVASLTGLVSRHHWGKVLGVHQLAPNLAYIIAPLAVSLFAAWHHSWRMVLVVYGTASLILAITYAARGKGITDRTDPPGLKIFATLLHTPAIPIIAVLFILGMGLNQGVFVILPLYLVFERGIDPETTNIMLAVSRVVAFGMPLAGGWLADRFGPRPIILSALFLSALGTFFMGWLPGTWVWLALILQAGAGVCVFPLCFAIMAMVTTPQIRPVAVSVVVPLAHFLGSGLVPFGIGILAETGRFNIGFAVLGGVTFLCLPLIRMLKKQS
- a CDS encoding FAD-dependent oxidoreductase; the protein is MRVIVIGGGWAGCAAAVSAKKQGADVVLVERTDMLLGTGLVGGIMRNNGRLTATEELKALGGGDLFTVIESNFIHKDISFPGHLHASLYDVSTMEPKIRRFLEASGICIETGCRITDVEMDKNWITTVLGKQAGKTVRFQGDGFIETTGTAGPPANCAKHGNGCAMCILRCHSFGGRVSIAAKAGVAEVNGKKGDQTGAVSGSCKLHKESLSPDLLKQLNDTGVAVIPLDENLRMTGKLSLKACQQYAIADFEQNVILLDTGHAKLMTPFFPLDGLRKIPGLENARFEDPYAGGMGNSVRYMGMSPRDDALKVDGVDNLFCAGEKAGLMVGHTEAICTGTLAGVNAVRHVQGKTARVLPEASVIGDAVTFVREQMQTPEGLGLKFTFSGSVLFDRMKQKGRYHTDPAVIDRQMEKAGLKNILASVQDR
- a CDS encoding ABC transporter substrate-binding protein, producing MKKRGCLFLAAVWMGIFLTGPGWAQTRQITIALGSEPTTLDPQIREDGGERAVNDNIYDTVLTRTPEGDLIPSLAAQMPELVAPDTWEVTLRPGITFHNGEPMTADAVVYSIQRVIDPDFNSEQISFFSTIKAARATGDLTLHVITDGPDPILPSRLYWLKVVPPVHSKDPGFAENPVGTGPYRFVTWQRGQHIDLVRNDDYWGDAPQIMAVRYRFIEEPGTRLAGLMAGEFDLITNLLPEFTSHVPKSVNVLGLEHPIVILNADSGITKDPQVRQALNLAVNKMALANGLFEGYAQVAQGQLLSPSFFGYNDQVTAYPYDPDRAKKLIEAAGVKGQTIELIGTSGRWLKDRDLVEAVAGYWEQAGLKVNVRIFEFNEYLNRLFDRKTRADAIFVVSSNELLDADKSFSAYYKSGGVGASNTDATLASLIDAARSETDEQKRENLYHQAVKRAYDQAYFVWLLNIEDIYGLSQRLDWPGRVDARLLVQEMTCQ
- a CDS encoding ABC transporter permease: MGRFIYRRLIHGLIVILGVTVIVFVVTRMVGDPVQVMLPLESTPEQRAAFEKKLGLDRPIPIQFVEFMGNMARLDFGDSLWQKRPAMEIVFEKLPMTILLTAVGIGFACVLAIPLGIIAALRPGGVVDRVTVFGSLLGLSVPQFWLGLLFIVVFAVQFKILPTSGAGTPSHILLPALTMGLPTLARLVMLVRSSMIDELNRQYVKTSFAKGLPFVRVVGLHALRNAGLPIMTLVGWEVIRSLAGYSVVVETVFAWPGIGLTAIQAIEREDLILIQAIVFTAAVCVVVINIAMDFIYKLIDPRLKLT
- a CDS encoding ABC transporter permease; protein product: MTPPRTDTLEQALAENRFEWWDSICELGRELKRDKPGLIGVILITSLVLMAVFAPYIAPHDPAAQDLTARLAPPVWYDKGTWHHMLGTDHLGRDVLSRAIHGARVSLWVGAAVVLCAGGFGVVMGLMAGYLGGRTDAFIMRWIDTQVAFPGLLLALIILAVIGPSLTTVVVVLALNGWMVYGRMTRSAVLSIRQSPYVEAAEVVGCRWPRILFRHILPNLTSPLLTLGILEFARIVLAEAALSFLGLGIQPPATSWGLDVAMGKNYMFMAWWLVTIPGCAIAVTVLAINLVASWLRLISDPQEREKQFARHMAKGMRKNMQAEIDKERQPETS